One Apteryx mantelli isolate bAptMan1 chromosome 2, bAptMan1.hap1, whole genome shotgun sequence genomic window, GATGCAAACTGTGTCCGCTTCCCACtgaggctaatttttttttttaatctcccagtGCACCTTTCAGGAAATTTAGATACTGAAGTTTAGGTAAATCTGAGCCTGTTTTTTGTATCTAAGTTTACATAGCTCTTAAAATTTGTACAGTAACCATAAGAATTAGTATATCCATGATGACTGGGAACCtttgactgaaggaaaaaaaatcccatttgtgCGCAACTATTGACAAATgcctgtcatgctatgaaggtttgatagtcctgttaactctttacttgcTCGTCAAtatcaaaaatataatttttttatgaGTTATATATCTAGCCACTAGTTAATccttctgttatatttctaggaTGGGGAGATGATGTTATTTGGGTGCAAACTTATGAAGAAGggctttatcaagcaaaaaaaaggtaagagattaaaaaacagcttgaaaagaaaaagttgtTAATCCTATAGTCGTGCCTCAGTATACtgtaaagaaagagaacaaataaATCCCATTACAGCTGATCTGCAGACCACACAGTTTAATAAACCAGATTTTGTGTACATAAATAAAAGCAGTTGTAGGGGTCTTGTGACTCTGAAGCAATATCCTCAGCTGTTAGGCAAGCCTGCATTTAATGCTATTGTTTCTCTGTCACAATAGCAGTGTAGTCATTTGAATAAGCAATGATAAATGAATATTATAATAAAACAAATGCACCTGTTTCCATGATATTATGTATCTCTGATTATTTCCTTAATCAACTGGAGAATCAGTTGCATTTGCTCTTTCATGTTGATCTTCTGTCTCTAACATTTTCTCCAACGCTTTATATGCATGATGTACCCACAATTTCTCACTGTCCTAGAAGTTACAAATGAATTTTTCTCTGGgattcagctgaaaatatatttgaGGATTCATAACTTCATATTCATTTAAATCTCCATTACAGTTCATTTTAGACCATAATAGTGTAGTACAAGCTACTGttaaactgctttttcttttaaaaataattccccTTCAATTAATCTCATTTATGGTCTATGAAAAAGGCTAGGAATCTGCTACTGAGCAATTCTTGACAGCGATAACAGATCAAGTGTTAGTAATTACACTGCTGAAAAGTAACAGTAGTTGAAAAAATTGCAGGAGAATATGcacaaatttgttttatttatgcttTGACAGTCAAAAGATAAATAAGAAGTCTTGCAAAGTATTGACATTTCATGGAAAAATTCAATTTACTGTATATCTGTTCATGAAAGcttaaaaaatgaaacttttcatgGAAAGTGTCTGATTGAGAACACAAttttataaaaatgattttattccAGGCTGGTAAagacttaattttattttttttaatcacatagaGAGAACTTCTCACTTAAGAAATATTAATTACCTCTTCAGTACCCACAGTTTGATTACATACTAACCAGGTTATGACTCTGCAGTTTCTTTCTTGAAGAACctcttattttagaaaaaatattagatATGGGACCTCTGTTTCCctatttattttatgaaagaaTTATGTTCTTTTCCCTTGCTCAAAACAATTTTCAATTCTTCACAGAACCTCTGCATGGTTTTACTGTGGGTTAGTGTGGGATGAAATACTATTTGCTTTTTCCAATCTTTTAGTAAAATCATACTTGTCAAATGATCTAACTAcatggttttttattattattaatgaagtaACAAGCCACTGATGGTCATTCATCATTTGGAAGACTGTCAATACTGCCAaggtaatttcattttctttgagcTTTAAATTTTTGTGAAGATTTTTTATAAGAAACTGCAAATACCTATATGCTTGCATGGTCCTCTCACAGTAGTTTTCCAAGACAACTGATTACCTCATTACATATGTGCTTACTCAAAAGCGTTTAAAGAAATAGGTGAATGAAAAGGTAGTTGAAGAGctaagaaattattattatttatacagaCTCCACTACGAACCTGCCCCACAAAGAATATGAAAAATCCTTTATGTTGCTGTCCTGCTATCCCTGATGCAGCACTCAGGAGCTTAATTAAGAGACACAGATTTGCTACTGACTGATTGAACAGATTTAATATTGTTCAATCCTCCTGATCTGGTAACTAGAGAAGAAGATGAGGACAAAACTGCTGAAATTGATCTAATATGAATTTTCCAAGAATAATACACTTTTGTCAAGCTGAGATATGGTATCTATTGAAACTACAGGCCTCATAAATAACAGAAGAGAGCTTCCATTTTCATAGCTGGGAGGTTGTATTGGCATGGGttgaaaaatcaaaaagcagtGATAGAGCCCTGGAAGGAAGTGTCTCCTTTCGAACGTGAAGCAACAGGCATGAACAATGTGGTCAGTCTCAGGCCAACATGGTGCCTAAAAGCAGAAGAGGAGGCAGTGGTTGAGGTGGACTTCAAAATTATCGTATTTTTTCCAGCACTGAAGAAAGCTTTTGCAGAAAATGAAGAGATACAAGAAATGGCCCAAAATGACTTCGTTATGCTGAATCTCATGGTATGAGGGGTTTGGGGAGATTTGATTGGTATCTTTTTTTGGTCTGTGTTTATgatattttgtctttcttttcctgccatTTTAGCTAATATCTTCTGGTATTTCAGttgcatgtatgtgtatgcatgtgtgcatgtgtaaacACATACCAGTAGTGCCTCTTGTGGCTTTGTCCACTGGTAGCAGACTGGTTTGCAGATGATGCTACTTCAGCAAAATtcccagaaatattttaataatcaGCTTTAATTTCTCTGTCAGCATGAAACCACAGATAAAAACCTGTCACCCGATGGACAATATGTGCCTCGAATCATGTTTGTAGGTATGTACAATATTTATGTAGATTTCTGCATCTACACCACTGTAGGGACCTCAGAATGAATCATTttgaagaacaacaacaaaaaaaccctcaaaatttCTCATTACTTTGGAATGAATCTGGAATTTGGGAGTGCTTAGTTCAGTTCTTCATCCATTGCAGACTTTGCCTGTAACCCAAGGCAGTTCACTAAGGTCATATTCTGGAGGGTATCTAATTCCTGCTGATTTCTTTGGGAATAGAAAGCTTAAATATCTGTAAGCATCTGGGCTTTTGCTGCTCTGTGCTACTTGCTACTTATGTTATGAGACTTTGTTTACTGAAAACTGTCAAATATCTGACCGAATATAGATGTCTACAGTGTAGACTTTACCACAGAGGTATTCAATAGTCAGTGCAGTCTAAGGAATGATTTATCTCACTGTAAAGTTGCATCCTGAAATAGATCTAATGTACCATTCCCCcaaatgcatatttattttcactgacTCTACGGGCAGCTTGGAGTCACTAGCTCTGTGGTGATATtcaaagttaggtgagatgaagcCCTCCCTCAGAGAGCAGTGTAGTGACAGGAGTCAGACAATTAGTTGGCAACAAGCTTGGAAGGGGAACTGGGCGAATGAGCTGTTCACAACAGCTTTCTCCCACAAAGAAAACGTTAAGAATCGTACAGTTTTAGTTCTGAAGGCTCTAGGTAGGTCATGCTAATATTGCATTAAGTATGCATGACCCTCATTATTTGTACATCCAGTCGAACTGGTCTTTCCCAAGGTAATCCCAGAACATGTAATAcaggatatttttctttaaatatggaTGAAAGGTATGTGAAATCTATCATTTAGAAATAGCTGCATATATAAAAGTGAGCATTCGTAATTGTTCAGGACTTCTCCAAGAAAAGAGTGGTTGGTGGAAGAGAGCATAATCATCTTGTAGTTGTCTTGTTCACTAAATCGGAACACCTCAGAAACAGGTCTGTCAAAGCAGCCCCACAGTCACCACCCACAGCGATTATGAGAGTGGAACTCTGTTTAATATGGTTACCTGTTACTTTTTCAGACCCATCTCTCACAGTAAGAGCTGATATCACAGGAAGATATTCTAATCGGCTTTACACTTATGAACCACAAGACATACCGTTCTGTAAGTGCTACCTTTTTGTGTTACTTTGCATTTCATGTTATAATTAGCCAGATATATCCCATCGCCATTTATGTTTCAGAATCAGTTAAGATTACTCCTCTTTCAAATTTATGAATGAAGAAAGTGTGTGAACATTTACAATAAAGTATAACTGTCTAACCTGTTCTAGCAAAGCACTTGAGCACAACTATTGTTCCACTAAATTGATTAGGACCTACTCAGGTAGGCGAAGATGGGTGCCAATTTACAGGATAAAGATCTAAGCAATATGCAAGGGGAATAGTGAAAGTCACTATGCTCAAAGGTATCGAACTGCGCAATATAGGCAGCCGGGGTGGAAGGGAATCTGAGAAAAAATGTTGCTGGTTTCTTGGGTACCACCTAAGACCCACATTCCAGACAAGAATGTGATTTTTCAGGTTGAGCTAGTTCTTACTCTGTACCATCTATCTGACACCAGAGCAGTATCTCACCACAAGTATGCACTTCTCATCTGATTATCAGGTTTGCTGTTGAGAAGTAATGGTGTTGAAAAGAGCCTTGTCAAGTCCCTTTAAATTGAGCTTTTTGATTCATGAAACTTTTTACCTTCTGCTTCAGTAACACTGCCAAAATTATCACTGTAGATAACTCTAAAATACAACATGTGACCATAATTTAATTTCAGTGTGAATAATTTACTAATCAaactagggtttttttaattgtacaaATGCACTTTAAGTACTTGTTTatagttcttttttatttttcttccagtaatAGAGAACATGAAGAAAGCACTACGTCTCATTCAGACAGAACTATAACCAGCAACAGTGAAATGACCATAGCCTCTGCGAGGTGAAGCTGCACCAGGAAACCTGACATTTTTTAATATCTTAGTTAGCTGCTTTGTCTCTACTAGTGTTTTGAACTCTTGCCAAACAGATTTGGTATACCAGATTTCATAAGAAAGTTATATGTATGATACGAAGAACAAATATAGATTACTGTGCCCACTAGAAAACAAGATGAGAAATCTGTTAAACACTTTGAAGTTAGCTATCTGAATAACTGAAGGGGATGGTATAAGATGCAACAACTTTGAACTTTACTTCATCAGTCCAACTATGGCTTCATTAAGCCAGCTATGACTACTGGCTGAATGTTATAACCAATCCTTTTCAGGCCTATTTGGTATTCATTATGTAAGTTAGCAGCCACATCTCAGctcctcatttttatttttattgcatagtGTAAATCTTTAGCATAACTTGGCTTTATTCAGTTATTCTCATTAAAGGAACAGAAATTCACTGGCAAATCAGACAGGAAGACACTATCTACAGATTCTGGAGTAGCTTATATAGGAAAAAATCAGTGATCTAGGCTTAAACATAGGAGTGGCTCTTTTTCACATTTAGTTTTCTTCTGTATCATTCTTTAACTATCATTTCTGATAGCTGAAAACAGAACACGCATTTCATGCTTAGCTTGTGATATCAAATCGCAAATAAAGATTTTGCTATGAGAAAAATACAGTGAAGTAAAAGAGATGGAAGGAGATAATCCTAGAACTCCACACCTGAGGCCAAGTGATGCTTGTAAAATCTGGTATGGGGAAAATGAGCAGGTTTGTCCTAGTTCTTTTCATTTAAATGGCACTTGAGGCATGTGAACCTCATCACAGGTCATTCCCTCTTCTGTAGCGTCCCAACCCCAGACATCACGGTGGCAACGTGGGGATCTGCATGAACGAGGTCTTTTTCACAAAATTTCCCTAGGCTCACTGTAAGCAAGGGCAGACACCTACTTATTGTAAAAAGTTGAAATCAATTGAGGTGTGAAATTGTTATCCTGACAACATGTTTTTTCACAAAAGCAAGACAGCAAATGATTCATCTACAATAAGAACAAGAAGGCATCTGTTATGGTGCGAAGCACCACTGTCACTTTTCTGTGTTACCTGCCATTTCCCATAACACTGCCTAAATGCACATAAAAAAGATGAAGGCAGACTCTCTGCAGGATAGTTTTGCTAATTTACAATACCTAGTATTAATTTGTCATGATGGAGTTATATTGTGCCTATCTATGTCTTCATACAACTGTGTAAAATTTGGTCATAAGAGCCTATTCTAATAGACAGAAGTGACACGTATACTAAAAGAAAATTTTATGAGTCATTAATAACATATTGTCTTCATAATctgttaaaatctttttttttaacctataggAAAATGCTAGAAGCAAAATTAAACTGGTAATCACATTTCTTTGAACTGTGTTTAGCTCTACTCATTTATGTCCATAATGTACTCCAGATTTAGCAAATTTCCTGAACTGTGGGAACACCCCCTATAGAGCATGACACAGACATTTGGGAGAAAGGGATGTGAGCTAGCTGCCAGAGCTGATGCAGGAGAGCCATGGCAGCACTTCTGAAGTAGGGTCAGGAGAAAACTTCACTTCAGAGAGAAGCACAGTGAAAAGTAAGTTAGGAAATGCTGTAGTATGGTAGACTCAAAATATTACCAAAAGACTAGGTGGAAAGTGATTTTGCtatcattttgcagagaattcTTTTCCTTCATACGTTCGCATTCACATTGGCCAAGATTATGGGAAATGCAGGCTTGGTACGATCTCTGCTCTAACTCAGGCAGGAAGTTAAATGTGGAATAGTAGCACTATCTGCCAGTGACTGCTTCACTTATTTAAGATTCAGAGGACGAAGGTTTCAGGCTTTAGAGGGGTATCTGAGGGAATGTTGTACTTGTGGAAATATTTGCATATAAATAAGTAGATACACACGGCACGCATACGCAGCCCAAAGCCATGGATGTTATCCTTTTTGTGCTGATTGCAGATGCTCCTCCTGCTCAATGCTATTACATTGCTGTAACAAAGAGAGGCAAGCCACAGATATGGTTTGGGTCACACCAGCATAACTCAGCAGTCCCATCTCAGAGGGCTTATTTAGTTTGAATTGCAAGGAATTCTCTAAAAGCAGCTTAGTTATCAGCTAAAAATACAAGTCACTACTTTGAGTGAATGGAAAACAAGGCCTGTGTGTTAAACATAACAGTGCACAACTGCAAAACAACAGCATATACGGCAACAAGGTCTTCCTTTACATTTACAGTTAAACTCTATCAAGGTTATGGGTGGGGGGGGTGCTTTCACAGCTGTTGACTAACTAATATGTAGCAGTTGTTCCTAGATACAAGGACACACTGGAATTGCTCCGAGATAAGGTCACCAGACTCAACCCGCATCTTGTGTCTGTGGTTGCCCTCAGCGAATTTACTGTTCTGAGGAATCCAGATGTACAGCCTTTGCTCTGGTTTCTTGCCTATCTCCACTGAGTCAAAATCAAGTTTATTCGTTTTTCAGTGCTGATAACTATTGCTAACTCAGCTTAAAATAAGATACACACTTGAAGACATTTGCCTTGACTAGTTCAggtttaaatgaaaatgaatagtATTGTCATGCTTCTCTTTTAGTGTCTGTGCTACAGCGGGCAAGGTGTCAAGTTAGAAAACTAGATCCTCAGAGATCAAATGCATCCTAACAATAACACTTATAACAACACTTAACTCCTGTATATTTGCTGTGATTTACTCAACTTTGGGGAGAACAGATGTGTGTCAAACTGCTTGATCTGAAAATTGTACAAAATAATAATGAACATCATACAAACATTTGCATGCTTAGGGATTACATTTATATCACTGCTTTCTGTGATTCATGAGCAGAGGTGACTGTCAAGAACCCATAAATCTGGAAACCCAAAAGGTTTGTGACTCTGGACCACAGTCCAGAATTTCCCTGGGCTCAGTAATGCTAAACTCCATAGCCTGACTGACCTCAATGCTATAACAGAAGATAAAAGGATAATCACTTATTGGtattgtggaaaaaaacaagtaatgAAAGCCCTGAGCCCAGAAGTCGACTGTTATTTTTCCCTATTTTGAGCGTTTGATATTGAGCCAGCAGGCAGGAAATACACTATGTgaattaaataaagaaaactgcACTATAAATAACAAAATGCCAGAACAATACGATGACAATTGCTTTCATTCTGGAATGAATGTTAGTCTTTATATCTACCTTCCAGTGCTCGTAATTCTAACGTTTGAAGAAAATCAGGATCAACTGACTAAGGTCTTATTGATGCTGGTTGTACCTGTAACCTAGAacagtattctccactccagaAGTGTCTGACAGCTTTGAGACACCTCCTCCCCAAGCAGAAAACAGCCACTTTCCAGAAATGCCACAGGTACAACAATTTCTCGTGTCTGATGAGATCTACTTTGCAAAGTGACCAAATGTGTTTTCAccctcttctcccccttctcaAATCTCTATATGTATCAGGATGAATTCTGttctcagctgcagccttgagaaATAGGACTGAATCTTTATGAGTCTTAAAGATGCAGATCCAGTCCTTTTGGTGGAGCTAGATATTCAGGTAAAAACCACCCTGTATATTGCTCGACATTTTTTCTGCTCATAGCTTAGTTCAACATCCATCTTTAATTTTACAGTTGCCACTATCTTTCTGCCTTCTTCGTCATGGAGATTATTTTGCCAGGTAATATCTCTCCTGATGGAACAGAAACTCAGATCTCAGATTACAGTCTCATTGCTCAGAGACAAAGATCATACTTCTGTAGCATATTCAAGAGCAGATGCAACCAACATgattcttcccctccttttttccccaaaatgaatGGCATGAGACACtattcctctcttcttttctccttctctgcttGCATGCCACTGATAAAGTTATTTACAACATTAGTGGGCAGCTCTTTATTCACACCTTTTACTTCCATCTTTCAAAATAGGGTGGGAACTTCCTTTAGTTCCTTGATTAGTTGCAGTTAAAACAACCAGGCTTATTTGACCTCCACTGTTCAGTTTATAGCTAAAGCAAGAgaataaagacagaaaatgtGGGTGCACGTGCAAGGGTTATTTTACACTGAATCAGTCACAATATAAAGGACCTATAACTGAGAAAACCTACCTGTGTAGATTGTGTGATCTTACAGAATTAATAGCATCCATAGATGTAGTGCACAGGTTAATACAAATATGAGCATAATACAGCATGACCTGTGGAAGTCAATGATGTTTTCTATAAAAGATTTTTCTGAGTTCTGCCTTTGCTATGAACACGACGCATTCTGGAAAGCAAACTTTATCACCACTTGCTCACATATCCATACCTGCTTTACTCCCTGGACTTATCTGTTGTAATCAGACCAAGGGAAGTCAAACAAATGTGGCCTTAACGTCAGTGAGGTGAGGCACAGGAATTGGGGAACTGACGGAACAGGATCCTCCCCTATGTATCCGTCTCAAAGCAGAAAGGCGTTGGCTTTTCTAGGCAGATGGCTGATGTATTGGTCTGTGAAGCTAAAACATTTTCCAGTGTGCAAATATTTGCACTGAGccagaacaaaagaaaagcaaccatACCTTTGTGTACTATGGAGACAATGGACTGTGGGACACCTCAGCATTTTAATGGCAAAAGTAACATGATCTTGAGGAATGAGGCTGATATACTTTGGACTGTTTCATGTTCTACACGTGTTCTTGGCAAAGGCTGATTCAGAGAAATTTCCGAATGCTGAGGTGTCCTCCACAGGATTGGCCAAGTCACTACTgcagtttgtttcatttctttctttgttcagATAGTTTGCAGAGATCTGCAGTATGAATGAGGTGGAAAAGATAAGTCTCCATGGCAATTAAAAAGTCCAAAAACACCACTAAGAATGGGATGGAATATTTGCTCTGGCACCAGGAAAACTCCAGAATTTACAGTTTACATACATGTACCTTTTCCTTGGTGTTCCACGTGCTCATGGTGTTGTTGGCACTTGCCATCTTGGGTTGCTGTTGTGCATTGCAAAATAACTGACATActtgtcagcaacagtggatccATTTCAGCAGAGTGTTTCTTTTGAGAGATGTCAAATATTTAGTCATACTTTTAGAAGAAGAGATAAGATACAAACAAGCATCCCCAGTCTTCACATAATGAGAAAGAACCCAGCTACAGTGGAACCAGCCTTGAGTTCACGCTGCCATATCAAGGACTACATTTCCAAATTTCCCTATAATTCTAACTCCCACTGTTTGTAAGTAGATGTTCAGCAAAAATTAGCCTCTATGTGTGTCGCAGGAGAAAGATGACACCATATGCAATAATTTTTCCAGGATATAATGCTCACAAGACAATACTCACCTGCTTTATTGGTGCTCAAACTTGGTTACTGTTTCAGGaaagttcttaaaaatatttggaaaagtaacagaagatacaGTAGATCTTTTAAATGTTCACTGAGGATCACTCATTACTGCTTCGTACATTTTGTCTGTATATCCCCAGTGAGTGCTTGTAAAATGCTGGCACAAAAAAGAAACCCACCCTGCTATTAAGCACTCAGCCAGCTGGAGACAACTGAGTTCATAGATATATCCAAGCAGCTGGCTTCCTTGCTTATGTCCACATACAAGAATGATGACAGTGACTGCCTAGAGCAGAAGCTAAGCTAAGCCAAGTTATACTTTGCAGGATGTGAAGAAAAGGAGTCTTGGTCTGCCTAAGCTAATTTTAGCTTCAAGACTAGAAGCAGGTGATTTTTACATAACTCTTGACCATTTGTATTACAGAATCAAGGAACAAGAGTCAGCTGCTTCCAGACCTCCACTGCTCAGTTTGGAAGGCAATTCCACATCTGATATATTTTACTGTTATCAAATATTTTCTCATGCTCACTAAGGAGCAAGCTCACCCTAATTCAAAGAAATATTCCCAGACCCAATAATGAATTCTCAAGAGGCCTGAAAAAATTTAAAGATTCAGAGTAGCAGTTGCCTTGGTCCAAGGAGTCCAAAGACTCCTTGGAAGTTTAAGTCTCCAGGAGACTCAGACTTTTCCTACTTGAAGAATGCCCTTTCTTATTTACTAATCAAACAAATTAAAACATAGAAAATCACACTTCCATGAAAACGCATTATGGCTTGCTCTGCTTGCTTTAACTAAAGACATGGCATGTGGAATAAttctttaaagagaaagaaaggggttTTATCCTGTTACTATTGTTTTAAAAAGTCCAGAAACAACTTTGGCATATCTCatggatatttttaaaagaataagtaTTCTTTCATGAGATATTGATAGGAGGCAATGATGCAAATGTTAACATATCTTAGGCACCTATTTGGTATCTGTCATAATAACACCAACAAGTAGGACTACTGGTCTTCTCAGGGATGCCTTGAGGCTGCTTTTCATGACCAAATGTGTTGACTACAGATACTGAACTGAACCCCCATCTGTGAGGCTAAAAGTTTATTAACTTCTGGCAATGGACCAGACAGCTTAAGCTTTAGGCTATGCTGTTACGCACACCCAGGTACGCTGCATGAAGGTTGCCTATGATATGGGAGAAGCATTCAAAAGATGGGCAGATCTTTTGGAAAAACAGTTATGTGAGCTAAGGATGTTTAGTTATCCATATTTTTATACATGGGGAACTAAAATATAGGTAGGTTAAGATCACACAAGAACCACGTAGCAGAGCAAGGAACAGAAGCTGTATTTATCCAACTGATGATATGAATGAAAATAAGCACAAAGAGCTGCTTCTTTCTGACCACAAAATGCATTCTGCTGGTCATTTTAATCTTTGAATTTAATAGAAAAGAAGACACTATATTAAGACAAATGAAACAGAGAGTTTCTAGGATTTGATTACTAAGGCATAAGCCTTAAAgcataaagcctttttttttttttttctgcactgaaacaAGTCAAGAGATACGTGTCCTTCTAGCAGAGAAAGGATGACTCACCAAGAAAGCTACACAGCACAGgaagaattttctttcattttataacaTGCTCTACTGAGCCATAAACAAACCCAGAAGTAACAATGTCATTGGGAAAGGGTAAATTCCAAAAATATTTGTGGTAAATGGATAATTCCACAGCCGTAGCTACAGTGCTAGAGTGGCTACCATATCACCAGGTAGAGAAGTTAAAAATAGTTAAAGAAGAAACTGGTTCCAAGGCTGCGAATATTGAGTATTGCCAGTGCCAGTGAATACTTTGGCACTACTCTGTGCATATATTTCAGTCATGTCAATTCAATACACTTGTGACTGTATGCAGATAAATCAGGGAAATGTTCGGACTACACAGCAACCATAGTGGCAAGTTGCCAAAAAGATGTCAGGTTGATAACTTTCTTTTGAAAcagcaaagtttaaaaacaagtaaaatcTACCATTCAAATAATTACAATAAATTAAAACAGAgtggaaaaatataaatgaattatgtatttttatacataaaTTATGAATGTATTGGCAAATCTCACTGATGAGACCTCAAATTACAACAATACTTCTATGGGTATTCATTTGTAGAAATATGGATTGGTTTGCATGCTGATACAGTAAAAAAAGCAAGTAAAGATCATTATTCTTTAAGACTGATGTTAACTGTTCTCAGCACAAACTATTTGGACACAAAGCTTTCCAAAAGTTCCCTAGTTCCCTCATCCCCATCACAACAAAGTACACTGTAATAAAAGTTATCATTTCTTTACAATGTGTTCTCTAATAATTCATTACTGTTCTCTGGATTCAAAAGCGAATTTGGAATATTAATATTATGTTAACATATGTTATTGCCAGGTGAAGTGGACAAGAGGGAGACCTTGAAACCAGCAacgtggggctggagggggctCACCCCAAGTGCATGCACAGAAATAAAGAAGTGCTGAAAGGACAGCATCATGGCTCTCATAGTTTTGGGGGGAAATCAGCACAACTGTGTGCCTTtttgaagtgcctgtacacaaacgTACACGGCGTGGGGAAcagacaggaggaattagaggtctgcaGAGAGTTGCAGGGCAATGATCTCATTGGGATTGCAGAGATGTGGTGGGGTAGTTCACACAACCGGAGTGCTGCCATGGCTGggcacaggctctttaggaagggcaGCCCGGGACGGCGAGGAGGGGAGCTGCCTGccgcaggggagagcagagggagcACAGGGAGTGCTGCCTTCTATGACAAAATGACTAGCTCcctggatgaggggagagcagggtgttgtttatcttgaccttagcaaggctttcaacactttCCCCCACAATATActcattgacaaactgatgaagtatgaaCTAGAAAAGCAGACAGtcaggtggactgaaaactggctgaactgctgggtgCAAAGGGTTGTGGTTAATGACACAAAATCCAGCTGGAGACTTGTCACTAGGTGTACCTCAGGGGTCAAAACTGGGACCAgtattgtttaacatcttcattaatgactggACTGATATGACAGGCTGAACCCTCAGCAAGGTTGCAGATCATACAGAACTGGaaggagcggctgatacaccagagggctgtgctgccattcagggacctcaacagactggagaaatgggcagggaggaacctcatgaagttcaagaaagggaagtgaaaagtcctgcacctgggggcaAATTACCCCAGgcaccagtgcaggctggggTCCAACTGGCTGTAAAGCAGCTTTGCACAGGAGGATGTGGAGGT contains:
- the AGR3 gene encoding anterior gradient protein 3; protein product: MLHSTLALSLLLIAVSSNLAMAIKKEKRAPQTLSRGWGDDVIWVQTYEEGLYQAKKSNKPLMVIHHLEDCQYCQALKKAFAENEEIQEMAQNDFVMLNLMHETTDKNLSPDGQYVPRIMFVDPSLTVRADITGRYSNRLYTYEPQDIPFLIENMKKALRLIQTEL